The genomic DNA CTGATCTCGGGCATCCCCTGGCTCAGCTACGGCCGGCTGCGCCCGCTGCATACCAATGCCGTGATCTTCGCCTTCGGCGGCTGCGCATTGATGGCGACCAGCTTCCACGTCGTGCAGCGCACCTGCCAGGTTCGCCTGTTCGCACCGAAGCTGGCGTCCTTCGTCTTCTGGGGCTGGCAGGCGGTGATCGTCGCGGCCGCCATCACCCTGCCGATGGGATTCACGCGCAGCAAGGAATACGCCGAACTCGAATGGCCGCTCACGATCGCGATCGCCGTCATCTGGGTCGCCTATGCGATCGTGTTCTTCGGCACCATCGCCCGGCGGCGCGTGCGCCACATCTACGTGGCCAACTGGTTCTACGGCGCCTTCATCATCGCGGTGGCGCTGCTGCACATCGTCAACGGCGCCTCGATGCCGGCGGGCTGGATGAAGAGCTACTCGGTCTACGCCGGCGTGCAGGACGCGATGGTGCAGTGGTGGTACGGCCACAACGCGGTCGGCTTCTTCCTGACCGCGGGCTTCCTCGGGATGATGTACTACTACATCCCGAAGCAGGCCGAGCGGCCGGTCTATTCGTACCGCCTGTCGATCGTTCACTTCTGGGCGCTGATCTTCACCTACATGTGGGCCGGCCCGCACCATCTGCACTACACGGCGCTGCCCGACTGGACCCAGTCCCTCGGCATGGTGTTCTCGCTGATCCTGCTGGCGCCCAGCTGGGGCGGAATGATCAATGGCGTGATGACGCTGTCGGGCGCCTGGTACAAGTTGCGCACCGACCCGATCCTGCGCTTCCTGATCGTCGCGCTGTCCTTCTACGGCATGGCCACCTTCGAGGGGCCGATGATGTCGATCAAGACGGTCAACGCCTTGAGCCACTACACCGACTGGGGCATCGCGCACGTGCATGCCGGCGCGCTTGGCTGGGTCGGCTTCATCTCGATGGGATCGCTCTATTACCTGATCCCGCGGATGTATGGGCGCACCTCGATGTACAGCGTCAAGGCGATCGAAGTTCACTTCTGGACCGCGACGATCGGCGTCGTGCTCTACATCGCCGCCATGTGGATCGCCGGCGTGATGCAGGGCCTGATGTGGCGCTCGATCAATCCCGACGGCACGCTGACCTACACCTTCGTCGAAAGCGTCAAGGCCACCTATCCGTTCTACGTGGTGCGCCTGATCGGCGGACTGATGTACCTCGGCGGCATGCTCGTCATGGCGTGGAACGTCTGGATGACGGCCATCAGCGGTGCATCGGCGCGCGCCACCATTCCCCCGTTGCCACTGGCTCGCGCCTGAGGATCGTTCATGTCATCGAATTCCGCACCCGGGACCGGCTTCACCCACGAGAAAGTGGAGACGAACAATTTCCTGATGATCGTGCTCATCCTGCTGGTGGTCGCCATCGGCGGCGCCGTGGAGATCGTTCCGCTGTTCTTCCAGAAATCGACCACCGAGCCGATCGCCGGACTGAAGCCCTACACCGCGCTGCAACTCGCCGGCCGGGACATCTACCAGCGCGAGGGTTGCTACAACTGCCATTCGCAGATGATCCGGCCCTTCCGTTCGGAGACCCTGCGCTATGGCCACTACTCGGTGGCCGGCGAGTTCGCCTACGACCACCCGTTCCAGTGGGGCAGCAAGCGCACCGGCCCCGACCTGCAGCGCGTCGGCGGCAAGTACAGCGACGAGTGGCATCGGATCCACCTGATCAATCCGCGCGACCTGGTGCCCGAATCGAACATGCCGGCCTACGCGTGGCTCGAGAAGTCCAAGGTCGACGCCGAGGTCATGCCGGCGCACATGCGCGCATTGCGGCGCGTCGGCGTCCCCTACACGGACCAGGAGATCGCTTCGGCCTCGAAGGATGTCGCGGGCAAGACCGAGCTGGAGGCGGTGGTCGCCTACCTTCAATCGCTGGGCCTGTCGCTCAAGTAAGGAACAAGCTCATGGATATCACCACCCTGCGCGTCGCGGCCACAGTGGCCTGCTTCGTCGTGTTCATCGGCATCCTGGTCTGGACCTTCTCGCGCCGCAATACGCGGCGCTTCGAGGAAGCGGCACGGCTTCCGTTCGAGCAAGACTAGGCGGAGCGCTTCGATGAACGACTTCATCAACGTCTTCTGGGCCAACTACGTGGCCGGTGCGGCCGTCCTCAGCATCCTGGCGTGCGCCCTGCTGTTGTGGCTCACCGCGCGCAAGAAGGTGGTGGCGAACGACGACAACACGACCGGCCACGTATGGGACGAGGACCTGCGCGAGGCCAACAATCCGCTGCCGATGTGGTGGGTCGGATTGTTCGTGATCACCATCGTCTTCGGATTGGCCTACCTGGCCTTCTTTCCCGGCCTGGGCAGCTTCGGCGGCAGACTCGGCTGGAGCGCGGCCGGACAGTACCAGAGCGAGGTCGCCGACGCAGACAAGGCGCTGGCACCGATCTATGCAGCCTTCACGGCCATGCCGGTGGAGCAGATCGCCGGGGACCCGAAAGGCATGGCCATCGGCGAGCGTCTGTTCATGAACAACTGCGCACAGTGTCACGGCTCGGATGCGCGCGGCAGCAAGGGCTTCCCGAACCTGACGGACAAGGACTGGCTGTACGGCGGGACGCCCGACAAGATCATCGAGACCATCACCCATGGTCGGACGGGCAACATGCCGCCGATGGCCGCGGCCGTCGGCTCGCCCGAGGATGTCAAGAATCTTGCCCAGTACGTGCTGAGCCTTTCCGGCAACTCGACCGATTCGGTTCGAGCCGGCCTGGGCAAATCGCATTTCACTGTTTGCGCGGCCTGCCACGGTATGGGCGGCGTGGGCAGCCAGGACATCGGCGCCCCGCGCCTGAACGACAACATCTGGCTGCACGGCTTTGGACAGGAAGCGATCGTCGAGATGATCAACAACGGCAAGCACAACGTCATGCCGGCGCAGGAGGGACGGCTCACCGAGGCGCAGATCAAGGTGGTTGCATCGTATGTGTGGGGCCTGTCGAACACGCCTGCGCCGAAGCCTGCGCTTCCTGGCAACTGATCGGCTCGCCTGCGAATGCCCCGCATGACACGGCCAGCCGCTTCCCCCAAGGTGATTCCCATCGCGCCGGTGGCAGCAGATGCCGGCAGCGGCCGCCTTTACGAGTCGTCCAGGAAGATCTACCCGCGCAACGTGCAGGGGCGGTTCACGCGCTGGCGCTGGGCGATGGTTTTCGCGACGCAGCTGTTCTTCTATCTGATGCCGTGGCTGCAATGGGGCGGCCGGCAGATCCTGTTGTTCGATCTCGCGGCACGCCGCTTCTACATCTTCGGTCTGGTCCTCTATCCGCAGGACCTGATCTATCTGTCGGGGCTGCTGGTGCTGAGCGCGCTTTCGCTGTTCCTGTTCACTGCGGTGGCGGGGCGGCTCTGGTGCGGTTTTGCCTGTCCGCAGACGGTCTACACCGAGATCTTCATGTGGGTGGAGCAGAAGATCGAGGGCAACCGGATCGCGCGCATGCGCCTGGACGGCGAGGCCTTCTCTGCGGAGAAGCTGGTCAAGAAATGGTTCAAGCATGTGGTCTGGCTGGGCATTGCGATGTGGACCGGCTTCACCTTCGTGGGCTACTTCACGCCGATCCGCGAGCTGGGTCTCGCGTTCCTGCAGACACGCATGGGATCGTGGGAGGTGTTCTGGGTGTTCTTCTACGGTCTTGCGACCTACGGCAACGCCGGCTTCATGCGCGAGCAGGTGTGCAAGTACATGTGCCCCTATGCGCGATTCCAGAGCGCGATGTTCGACGCCGACACCCTGATCGTGAGCTATGACGCAGCTCGTGGCGAGCCGCGCGGCGTGCACGCCAAGGGACAGGATGCACGGGCGCTGGGCCTGGGCGACTGCATCGATTGCGGGCTGTGCGTGCAGGTCTGCCCGGTCGGGATCGACATCCGCCAGGGCCTGCAGTACGAGTGCATCGGCTGCGGGCTGTGCGTGGACGCGTGCAACACGGTGATGGATCGCATGGCGCAGCCGCACGGACTCATCCGCTACGCCACCGAGAACGGCATGAAGAAGGGTTGGACGGCGGCCCAGGTACTGCGCCGCGTTCTCCGTCCCCGGGTACTGGTCTATGGCTTCGTGCTGCTGGCCCTGGCCATCGGTCTTCTTGCGAGCCTGGTGGTGCGCATGCCCCTGAAGGTCGATGTCGTGCGCGACCGGGGCTCGCTCGCGCGCCTCGTCGAAGGCGGCCGCCTCGAGAACGTCTATCGGCTGCAGATCATGAACGCGACCGAGAGGCCGCAGGTCTACCGGATCGCGGCCGAGGGCGGGCTGCAGGGGCTCGCGGTGGCCTCGGACGACAGGGTCAAGGTCGACGCGGCGCAATCGCGCTGGGTGGCGGTGCGGTTGCAGATCCCCGCGGACCGGGCGCCGGTCGGCTCGCACACGGTCTATTTCGATGTGCGAACGGCCGATGGCAGCGCGCATGTGTCCGAAAAAGCCGTATTTCTGGTTCCACGTTAAGCTCCGGAGGACAGCATGTCATCGATCGAGAAGCCACCCATTCGCCCCCAAGGCTGGTGGAAATATCCGCTGGTATGGCTTGTGATAGGTCTGCCGGCCGCAGTCGTGGTGGCCAGCCTCGCATCGGCTTGGCTGGCGGTGCATACGACAGACTCGGTGGTCGACGAGGACTACTACCAGAAGGGCGTCGACATCAATCGCGCGCTGGCTGCGAGGACGATGGTTCCCGCCGAGACGGGGCGCAACCATGCCGTGACGCCGGCAGGCGTCCTGCCGGCGCGGAGGCCTTGAAGCGATGAGCCCGCAACGCTGGATGTGTGTGTTGTGGCCGGCCTTCCTGATGGCCTGCGTCTGCGAGGTCGTGGTGTTCGCACTGTGGGACCCGGGCGAACTCTACTGGCGCAGCGGCAGTGCCGACTTCACGCGGCAGACGCTCTATGCGGGCGGATTCTTCCTCTTCTGGCTGCTCGGCATCGGATCGAGCGCGCTGACGATCTGGCTCGCGCAGCCGCCGGCCGATTTCAATCGCCAGCGCGATTGAAGACTCGCTGGAGCGCATCGGCATCGACGATGCGCAGATGGCGCTGGCGAACCTGCAGGATGCCGTCGTCCATGAACTTCGACAGGGTGCGGCTCACGGTCTCGAGCTTCAGGCCGAGGTAGCTGCCGATCTCCTCGCGCGTCATGCGAAGCACCAGCTCCGACTCCGAGAATCCGCGCGCGTGCAGCCGCCGCACCAGATTCAGCAGGAAGGCGGCGAGCCGTTCTTCCGCACGCATGCTTCCCAGCAGCAGCATCACGCCGTGCTCGCGCACGATCTCGCGGCTCATGATCTGGTGCACGTGGCGCTGCAGCGCGCTCACTTCGCGCGAAAGCGCCTCGATCCGCTCGAAGGGCATGACGCAGACTTCGGCGTCCTCCAGCGCCACGGCGTCGCAGGTGTGCCGGTCGTTCACGATGCCGTCCAGGCCGATGATCTCGCCGGCCATCTGGAAGCCGGTGACCTGATCCCGCCCGTCCTCGGTCGTGATGCGGGTCTTGAACACGCCCGTGCGGATCGCATAGAGCGACGTGAACTTCTCGCCGGCGCGAAACAATGCCTCGCGGCGCCGCACCTTGCGACGCTTGGCAACGATGTCGTCGATGCGCTGCAGTTCGGCGGGCTCCAGGCCCACCGGCATGCAGAGCGTCCGCAGGTTGCAGTTCGAACAGGCAACCCTGATGTTGTCGGTGGTGGTCATGATGAGGTCCGTTCGTTTGCGCGATTCTGGGTCGCGCAAACGAACGGAGGATTGACGTGCGTCAAGGCCCGCAAGGCGGAACGGCGGCACATTGGCACATTCCAATCGTCAGGTCGCTTCGCGATGTCCTCGAACCCCGCCATATTTCGCGCCGCAGCGGTCCGGCCGCTGGTTTCTCCTGCTGTCCTGCAGCGCTTCGACATCGCGGGTCCGCGCTATACCTCCTATCCCACGGCAGATCGCTTCGTGGATGCCTTCGGTGCCGCGGACTACGCGCAGGCCCTGCGACAGCGGCGCAGCGCCGGCGCGCACGCGCTGTCGCTCTCCCTGTACGTGCACATCCCCTTTTGCGAGTCTCTCTGCTACTACTGTGCGTGCAACAAGATCGTCACGCGGCATCACGATCGCGCGCGCCAGTACCTGGACGGCTTGACACGCGAGGCGCAGCTGCAGGCCGCTCAGCTCGGTCGCGGGGCCCTCGTCAGCCAGTTGCACCTGGGCGGCGGCACGCCCACCTTCCTGTGCGATGCCGAGCTCGACAGGCTCATGGACGTGTTGCGCAACGCATTCACGTTCATGCCGGACCGCGAACAGTCGATCGAGATCGACCCCCGCACCGTGGATGCCGAACGCCTGGCGCACCTGGCGGAACTGGGCTTCAACCGCTTGAGTTTCGGTGTGCAGGACTTCGATCCGGACGTGCAGCAAGCGGTTCACCGGATGCAGCCCGCGGCTCAGGTCTTCGAGTTGATGGCTGCTGCGCGCGCATTGCGCTTCGCATCGATCAACGTCGATCTCATCCTTGGCCTGCCCCTGCAGACAGCCGTCTCGTTCGATCGCACGCTGGAACGGATCCAGGAACTGCGCCCCGACCGCGTCGCGCTGTACGCCTATGCGCACCTGCCGGACCGCTTCAAGCCGCAGCGTCGCATCGACGTGAACGACCTGCCCGCGCCTGCGGTCAGGATGCAGATGCTGTCGCGCGCGATCGATGCACTGACGGCGGCAGGCTATGTCTACATCGGCATGGACCATTTCGCGCTGCCCGACGACACTCTGGCCGTGGCCAAGCGCCAGGGCCGGCTGCATCGCAACTTCCAGGGCTACAGCACGCAGCCCGACTGCGACCTCGTCGCCCTCGGCATGTCGGCCATCGGGCGCATCGGCGCCACCTACAGCCAGAACGCCAGGACGTTGGCCGAGTACTACGACCATCTGAACCAGGGCCGGCTCCCCGTCGTGCGCGGACTGGCGCTGACGCGCGACGACCTGATCCGACGCTCGGTCATCATGGCCCTGATGTGCCAGGGCCGGGTGGACTTCGAGGCGATGAGCATGGCCCACCTGTTCGACTTCCGCGACTACTTCGCGCCGGAGTTCGCGGCGCTCGGGCCGCTGGTGGCGCAGGGGCTTGTCAATCTGACCGATCACGACATCGAGGTCACGTCGACGGGCTGGTACTTCGTGCGTGCCGTCGCGATGGTGTTCGACCGCTACCTCCAGGCGGATCGGAACCGGGGCCGGTTCTCGCGCATCGTCTGAGCATGCAGACCTCTCTGGCCAGCGCTGCGCTGCTGATGGGACTGGTGGGCGGTCCGCATTGCGTGGCGATGTGCGGTGCGGGATGTGCCGGCGTGATTCGCCTGGTGCGTGCGGGCGCTCCGGCCGCCGTGGCCGACGCCGCGCCGGCGCGGCGCGGCGCGGTGCGAACCGCTGCCTTTCACCTGGGCCGGATCGCGAGCTATGCCGTTGCCGGTGCGGCGGTGGCGACGGCGACCCAGGGACTGGCGTTTGCAAGCGCGCAGGTGGCCGCCTTGCGGCCGCTGTGGATCATGTTTCATGCCTGCGTGCTGGCATGGGGCGCGCTGCTCATGCTGCACGGGCGGCAACCACTCTGGGCCCATCGCATCGGCCGGACAGTGGGTGGCCGCCTGCAGCCGTTGACCGCTTCGACCGCGGGTGTGCTCGCGACAGGCGCACTGTGGGTCTTGATGCCCTGCGGCCTGCTGTACTCCGCATTGCTGGTCGCCAGCCTCGCCGATACGGCATGGCAAGGAGCTGTCACCATGGCCCTGTTTGCGCTGGGCGGCGCCATCTCGCTGATTGCGGCGCCGTGGCTTTGGCAGCGCTTGCGCTGGCATGTCGGCCGTCTGCGCGTCGACTGGGCGAACCGGCTTGCCGGTCTGGTTCTGTCCATCATCGCGGCGCAAGCATTGCGGATGGACATCACCCAACAGCTGGACATCTATTGCCGTTAGCGCTGTGACGCATGACGCGCCGCAAGGGGAGCTAGCGATTGGTCATCGCGTCGAGCAGCATCGCCTGCAGCACGAAGTGGCGGTTCTCGCAACGCTCCGCCTCTTCGATCGGCCCGGACGGCGCTTCGAATGCCCAGTGCTCTGCATCGCTGGCATCGATCGTGAATGCCTCGTCGTTGGCTGCATACCGCGCGAACTCGACGAAACGCAGGTCGAAACCCAGCAGCCTGGCAGCCCTGACGAAATCCTCGCCGCGCGGCGTGCGCGGATTGCCGAGGAACGAGATGGCGTTGCCGGCAACGCCGCGCGGACAACGCTCGCTGATGCACAACAGGTCCGCCAGAATCCGAAACGGGTGTTCGTCGCTTTCGAGGCCATGGTAGACCGGAATGCCGGCGTGGCGCTCGATCTCCAGGGCGACGGCGCTTGAGATCGGCCCGCAATCGACGGCGTCGTAGAGCCGGCCAAGCATCTGGCAGATGTCCCTGAGCTTCGGGTCGCCGGATTCGAGGGGATCGCCAAGCCGCACGTGGGAAATGCGAGCGCCGAGTTCTGCCCCCGCGCGGTGCAGTTCGGAGGTTTCGGTTGTTGGCGCCTCGGTTCGCAGCAGCGCCAGGTTCTTGCCCGACAAGGGGCGGAGCGTCCCACCTGCGCGCGACGCCGCCTTCAGCCGCTGCGCCATGTCGACGATCCGGCGCACTTCGGCGCTCGAAGCGCCAGGAGACGGCCAGGTGCTGCGAGCGTTGACGGGATGCAGGGCAATTGGGGGCACGCGGAGAAGGCTACGCCTGGCGTTCAGCCAATTCTTGATCAACATCAACGCCAGCGCATGGACCACAGCACTCACGCAAAAGACACAAGCCATTCACGCACCGTTACGCGAACGCGCACTGCATTGGCGGTCCTGTTGCACGTGCTGCCTAAGCTTCAATCCATCAAATCAGGAGCGAACGATGGAACAAGCGACCCCCGCGGCGAAGACAGGCCAACCCGCACAGAATCGCATTGCCGCGATGCTGCAATTGCTCCAGGACACGATGTCCATTCAGAAGCGGATCGTCCACGCAGGCGACTCGGTCTACCAGGTGGGTCAGCCGTTCCAGTGCCTGTATGTCGTCAGCACAGGCTTCTTCAAGATGGTCAATCTCTCGGACGACGGCCGCGAACAGGTCGTGGGTCTTCATTTCCGCGGCGACTGGCTGGGCCTGGACGGTATTGCCAATGGCCGGTACGGTTGCGACGCGGTGGCCATGGACACCGGCGAAGTCTGGAGCATCCGCTACGACGCGCTGCTCGAGGCCGGCGCCCGCACGCCGGCACTGCTGACCGCATTCCACGAGACGATGAGCCGTGAGCTTGCGCGGGACCGCGACTCGATGCAGTCGCTGTGCACCTTGCCCGCCGATGCGCGCGTTGCCGGCTTTCTGCGCTATTGGGCCGATGCGCTGGCCCAGCGCGGCTTGCGCACCGATCAGATCACGCTGCGCATGACCCGCGCCGAAATCGGCAACTATCTGGGCATGACCCTGGAGACCGTGAGTCGCTCTCTGTCGCGCCTCGCTCGCGTCGACGCGATCCGGTTTTGCGAGAAGGGCAGGCGTGACATCCATATCCCGGAACTCGGCGCCTTGACGGCCTTCATGCAGCGCAGCACCGCGTCGCTGGGCGCCGCGGCCGTTCATTGAGCAGGCGACGGCGCCGCGGGCAATCGGCGATGTGCCTGATCGGCGCAAACGCTGACCAACCTGACTGGCACGTTCAGGCTTCGGCGCCCACGGGCGAATAAACTTGCGCGATGTT from Variovorax sp. PBL-E5 includes the following:
- the ccoN gene encoding cytochrome-c oxidase, cbb3-type subunit I, whose amino-acid sequence is MQSNPSSSQTYSDTVIRQFALMAVVWGVVGMLVGVVIASQLAWPDLISGIPWLSYGRLRPLHTNAVIFAFGGCALMATSFHVVQRTCQVRLFAPKLASFVFWGWQAVIVAAAITLPMGFTRSKEYAELEWPLTIAIAVIWVAYAIVFFGTIARRRVRHIYVANWFYGAFIIAVALLHIVNGASMPAGWMKSYSVYAGVQDAMVQWWYGHNAVGFFLTAGFLGMMYYYIPKQAERPVYSYRLSIVHFWALIFTYMWAGPHHLHYTALPDWTQSLGMVFSLILLAPSWGGMINGVMTLSGAWYKLRTDPILRFLIVALSFYGMATFEGPMMSIKTVNALSHYTDWGIAHVHAGALGWVGFISMGSLYYLIPRMYGRTSMYSVKAIEVHFWTATIGVVLYIAAMWIAGVMQGLMWRSINPDGTLTYTFVESVKATYPFYVVRLIGGLMYLGGMLVMAWNVWMTAISGASARATIPPLPLARA
- the ccoO gene encoding cytochrome-c oxidase, cbb3-type subunit II, whose product is MSSNSAPGTGFTHEKVETNNFLMIVLILLVVAIGGAVEIVPLFFQKSTTEPIAGLKPYTALQLAGRDIYQREGCYNCHSQMIRPFRSETLRYGHYSVAGEFAYDHPFQWGSKRTGPDLQRVGGKYSDEWHRIHLINPRDLVPESNMPAYAWLEKSKVDAEVMPAHMRALRRVGVPYTDQEIASASKDVAGKTELEAVVAYLQSLGLSLK
- a CDS encoding cbb3-type cytochrome oxidase subunit 3 — translated: MDITTLRVAATVACFVVFIGILVWTFSRRNTRRFEEAARLPFEQD
- the ccoP gene encoding cytochrome-c oxidase, cbb3-type subunit III; translated protein: MNDFINVFWANYVAGAAVLSILACALLLWLTARKKVVANDDNTTGHVWDEDLREANNPLPMWWVGLFVITIVFGLAYLAFFPGLGSFGGRLGWSAAGQYQSEVADADKALAPIYAAFTAMPVEQIAGDPKGMAIGERLFMNNCAQCHGSDARGSKGFPNLTDKDWLYGGTPDKIIETITHGRTGNMPPMAAAVGSPEDVKNLAQYVLSLSGNSTDSVRAGLGKSHFTVCAACHGMGGVGSQDIGAPRLNDNIWLHGFGQEAIVEMINNGKHNVMPAQEGRLTEAQIKVVASYVWGLSNTPAPKPALPGN
- the ccoG gene encoding cytochrome c oxidase accessory protein CcoG, translated to MTRPAASPKVIPIAPVAADAGSGRLYESSRKIYPRNVQGRFTRWRWAMVFATQLFFYLMPWLQWGGRQILLFDLAARRFYIFGLVLYPQDLIYLSGLLVLSALSLFLFTAVAGRLWCGFACPQTVYTEIFMWVEQKIEGNRIARMRLDGEAFSAEKLVKKWFKHVVWLGIAMWTGFTFVGYFTPIRELGLAFLQTRMGSWEVFWVFFYGLATYGNAGFMREQVCKYMCPYARFQSAMFDADTLIVSYDAARGEPRGVHAKGQDARALGLGDCIDCGLCVQVCPVGIDIRQGLQYECIGCGLCVDACNTVMDRMAQPHGLIRYATENGMKKGWTAAQVLRRVLRPRVLVYGFVLLALAIGLLASLVVRMPLKVDVVRDRGSLARLVEGGRLENVYRLQIMNATERPQVYRIAAEGGLQGLAVASDDRVKVDAAQSRWVAVRLQIPADRAPVGSHTVYFDVRTADGSAHVSEKAVFLVPR
- a CDS encoding FixH family protein; protein product: MSSIEKPPIRPQGWWKYPLVWLVIGLPAAVVVASLASAWLAVHTTDSVVDEDYYQKGVDINRALAARTMVPAETGRNHAVTPAGVLPARRP
- the fnr gene encoding fumarate/nitrate reduction transcriptional regulator Fnr; its protein translation is MTTTDNIRVACSNCNLRTLCMPVGLEPAELQRIDDIVAKRRKVRRREALFRAGEKFTSLYAIRTGVFKTRITTEDGRDQVTGFQMAGEIIGLDGIVNDRHTCDAVALEDAEVCVMPFERIEALSREVSALQRHVHQIMSREIVREHGVMLLLGSMRAEERLAAFLLNLVRRLHARGFSESELVLRMTREEIGSYLGLKLETVSRTLSKFMDDGILQVRQRHLRIVDADALQRVFNRAGD
- the hemN gene encoding oxygen-independent coproporphyrinogen III oxidase; this translates as MSSNPAIFRAAAVRPLVSPAVLQRFDIAGPRYTSYPTADRFVDAFGAADYAQALRQRRSAGAHALSLSLYVHIPFCESLCYYCACNKIVTRHHDRARQYLDGLTREAQLQAAQLGRGALVSQLHLGGGTPTFLCDAELDRLMDVLRNAFTFMPDREQSIEIDPRTVDAERLAHLAELGFNRLSFGVQDFDPDVQQAVHRMQPAAQVFELMAAARALRFASINVDLILGLPLQTAVSFDRTLERIQELRPDRVALYAYAHLPDRFKPQRRIDVNDLPAPAVRMQMLSRAIDALTAAGYVYIGMDHFALPDDTLAVAKRQGRLHRNFQGYSTQPDCDLVALGMSAIGRIGATYSQNARTLAEYYDHLNQGRLPVVRGLALTRDDLIRRSVIMALMCQGRVDFEAMSMAHLFDFRDYFAPEFAALGPLVAQGLVNLTDHDIEVTSTGWYFVRAVAMVFDRYLQADRNRGRFSRIV
- a CDS encoding sulfite exporter TauE/SafE family protein, with the protein product MQTSLASAALLMGLVGGPHCVAMCGAGCAGVIRLVRAGAPAAVADAAPARRGAVRTAAFHLGRIASYAVAGAAVATATQGLAFASAQVAALRPLWIMFHACVLAWGALLMLHGRQPLWAHRIGRTVGGRLQPLTASTAGVLATGALWVLMPCGLLYSALLVASLADTAWQGAVTMALFALGGAISLIAAPWLWQRLRWHVGRLRVDWANRLAGLVLSIIAAQALRMDITQQLDIYCR
- a CDS encoding Crp/Fnr family transcriptional regulator, which codes for MININASAWTTALTQKTQAIHAPLRERALHWRSCCTCCLSFNPSNQERTMEQATPAAKTGQPAQNRIAAMLQLLQDTMSIQKRIVHAGDSVYQVGQPFQCLYVVSTGFFKMVNLSDDGREQVVGLHFRGDWLGLDGIANGRYGCDAVAMDTGEVWSIRYDALLEAGARTPALLTAFHETMSRELARDRDSMQSLCTLPADARVAGFLRYWADALAQRGLRTDQITLRMTRAEIGNYLGMTLETVSRSLSRLARVDAIRFCEKGRRDIHIPELGALTAFMQRSTASLGAAAVH